A section of the Ignavibacteriales bacterium genome encodes:
- the polA gene encoding DNA polymerase I produces MASSERLFLLDGMALAYRAYFSFISRPLINSKGENTSAIFGFVNTLMKILNDEKPEHIAVVFDTKEPTFRHKMYEPYKATRQKMPEDMSAQLDKLKEVVRAFNVPSLEMPGYEADDIMGTLARKAERQKVNTFLVTGDKDFMQLISSRIKMYKPGKQGDEWEIIDEKGVHEKFGVAPDNVIDMLGLIGDKSDNVPGVPGVGEKTATPLIQKYKTIENLYRNINEISQKGLHDKLKEHKDKAILSKELVTIDCNVPVDVDIHHLEAKPFDREKLIQLFTELEFKALLRKISSAVPPQKDATEIELPKSESTDIRSDEHKYHFVDNEKDFLKLVKILANCEEFVFDTETTSTDPLQAELVGLSFSLKSREAWYVPVKSECDVESEGHRAGRLEVRDKSGEQRDLFTSQTASAANIPNPTSHIYDKIGLPLSLVRDSLSPIFADPKIKKIGQNIKYDILVLAAHGIQTHGKMFDTMVASYILRPDGQHNLDSLASEHLNYKMISFDELTGTGKDRKDIRDIQPETVGEYSNEDADFTQRLYEQLGEKIIKQNLKHLAEDIEFPLIPVLAEMEFAGVKLDIKFLADLSKELENTLSNLTAVIYKLSGEKFNINSTQQLGKILFDKLKLRTGRKTKTGYSTDVGTLETIRHEHPLIENLLEFRQLQKLKSTYVDALPSLINPRTGKLHTSYNQTVTVTGRLSSSDPNLQNIPIRTEIGSRMRRAFIPSEKGKVIISADYSQIELRVMAHISHDEGLIEAFQNGEDIHSTTAAKVFGVPLDEVSKEMRRKAKEINFGIMYGIGPYGLATRLDLPQTEAKDIITKYFERFPKVKQYINDTIETAKRNGYVATILGRRRYFPDINSRNQNIRSNAERQAINMPIQGTAADMIKLAMIRIHAQISNPKSKIRMLMQVHDELVFETARSEEQKAKVLIVEEMKNALPLSVPIVVDVGVGNNWLEAH; encoded by the coding sequence ATGGCATCATCTGAACGATTATTCCTGCTCGATGGTATGGCTCTTGCCTACCGAGCTTATTTTTCATTCATCAGCCGCCCGCTCATTAACTCGAAAGGAGAAAACACCAGCGCGATTTTCGGTTTCGTCAATACATTGATGAAAATTTTAAATGATGAAAAGCCAGAACATATCGCGGTTGTATTCGATACTAAGGAGCCGACATTCCGACATAAAATGTATGAACCATATAAAGCAACCCGACAGAAAATGCCCGAAGATATGTCGGCGCAATTGGATAAATTAAAAGAAGTTGTCAGGGCATTCAATGTTCCAAGCTTAGAGATGCCCGGTTATGAAGCCGACGATATAATGGGAACACTCGCGCGAAAAGCCGAACGTCAGAAGGTGAATACATTCTTAGTCACCGGTGATAAAGATTTTATGCAACTCATCTCTTCGCGGATAAAGATGTACAAACCCGGCAAGCAGGGAGATGAATGGGAAATTATTGATGAAAAAGGTGTGCACGAAAAATTTGGAGTCGCACCTGACAATGTGATTGATATGCTTGGTCTTATAGGTGATAAATCTGATAATGTTCCGGGTGTTCCGGGTGTGGGAGAAAAAACCGCTACCCCTCTTATCCAGAAATATAAAACCATTGAGAATCTTTATAGAAACATAAATGAGATATCGCAAAAAGGATTGCACGATAAGTTAAAAGAACATAAAGATAAAGCCATTCTCTCAAAAGAATTGGTGACGATCGATTGTAACGTTCCTGTCGATGTTGATATACACCACCTTGAAGCAAAACCATTCGATCGCGAGAAGTTAATTCAGTTATTTACTGAACTTGAATTTAAAGCGCTTTTGAGAAAAATATCTTCAGCAGTTCCACCGCAAAAAGATGCCACTGAGATAGAATTACCAAAATCAGAGTCAACTGATATTAGAAGTGATGAACATAAGTACCATTTCGTCGATAATGAAAAAGATTTTCTTAAACTGGTTAAAATCCTCGCAAACTGCGAAGAGTTCGTATTCGATACGGAAACTACATCCACCGATCCGCTGCAAGCCGAATTGGTTGGATTATCCTTCTCCTTAAAATCGAGAGAAGCATGGTATGTTCCGGTGAAAAGTGAGTGTGATGTTGAAAGCGAAGGGCATAGAGCTGGAAGATTAGAAGTTCGAGATAAGAGCGGGGAGCAAAGAGATTTATTTACATCGCAAACAGCTTCGGCAGCGAATATCCCAAATCCAACATCTCACATCTACGATAAAATCGGACTCCCGTTGTCTTTAGTCAGAGATTCCCTCTCTCCTATATTCGCCGATCCAAAAATAAAAAAGATCGGACAAAACATAAAGTACGATATATTGGTGCTAGCAGCACACGGGATACAGACTCACGGTAAAATGTTTGATACGATGGTTGCAAGTTACATACTACGCCCCGATGGCCAGCATAATCTTGATTCACTTGCCTCTGAACATTTGAATTATAAAATGATTTCTTTCGATGAACTAACAGGTACGGGTAAAGATAGAAAAGATATTCGCGATATTCAACCTGAAACCGTCGGAGAATATTCAAATGAAGATGCGGATTTCACTCAACGATTGTACGAACAACTTGGCGAGAAAATAATTAAGCAAAACCTGAAGCACTTGGCAGAAGATATCGAATTCCCTCTGATCCCAGTTTTAGCAGAAATGGAGTTTGCGGGTGTAAAACTTGACATCAAATTCCTCGCCGATCTTTCTAAGGAACTCGAAAATACACTCAGTAATCTTACTGCCGTGATATACAAACTATCGGGAGAGAAATTCAATATAAACTCCACCCAACAGCTCGGCAAAATCCTTTTCGATAAATTGAAACTTCGCACTGGACGGAAAACCAAAACAGGTTACTCAACCGATGTAGGAACATTAGAAACTATACGGCATGAGCATCCTTTGATTGAAAATCTTCTCGAATTCCGACAGCTCCAGAAATTAAAAAGTACATATGTTGATGCGTTACCCTCCTTGATAAACCCACGGACCGGAAAACTACACACTTCGTACAATCAGACGGTTACCGTTACCGGACGTTTATCCAGCAGTGACCCGAACTTGCAAAATATTCCGATCAGAACCGAGATTGGGAGCAGAATGCGCCGCGCGTTCATACCAAGTGAAAAAGGAAAGGTTATTATCTCCGCAGATTATTCACAGATCGAGCTTCGGGTTATGGCACATATTTCTCATGATGAAGGATTGATTGAGGCATTCCAGAACGGTGAAGATATACACTCTACTACTGCCGCGAAAGTATTTGGTGTTCCTCTCGATGAGGTTTCAAAAGAAATGCGGCGGAAAGCCAAGGAAATTAATTTTGGTATAATGTACGGGATAGGTCCGTATGGATTAGCTACCCGTCTCGATTTACCTCAGACCGAAGCGAAAGATATTATCACTAAATATTTTGAGCGATTCCCAAAAGTAAAACAGTACATAAACGATACAATCGAAACCGCAAAACGGAACGGTTATGTGGCAACGATATTAGGCAGGCGAAGATATTTTCCGGACATAAACAGTCGCAACCAGAATATCCGGAGTAATGCTGAACGTCAAGCGATTAACATGCCGATTCAAGGTACGGCGGCAGATATGATAAAACTGGCGATGATCAGAATTCATGCACAGATTTCAAATCCAAAATCTAAGATTCGCATGTTAATGCAGGTACATGATGAGCTTGTGTTCGAAACAGCCAGGAGCGAAGAGCAAAAAGCTAAAGTCCTGATTGTTGAAGAGATGAAAAATGCGCTTCCCCTTTCCGTTCCGATCGTGGTTGATGTTGGAGTTGGTAATAACTGGTTAGAGGCACACTGA
- a CDS encoding T9SS type A sorting domain-containing protein, giving the protein MTKNHATLEEMWTIVSLIALFFFTGTIFAQLPDLTISNVIVPVSASSGEYITIKWTTSNIGSGSTGGAFLFDGIYISTDQNFDKSTDTYLSIYFHSVAIPAGSSEEDSTIVMVPDSLNGNFYIFVNADDFSGLSESNETNNYAHSSVINFSTNAPDLNVLSVTAPATGSSQQYIQVSYSVSNIGTKDITNQSWYDYIILSSDTVYDNGDDVFLGTVSMDTSLTIGDSYTRTSSVYLPTGLSGIYYILVRTNAFDFLNETSPDNNLGRSAPISIDFKRPDLIVSQINRPDTVNAGDKLRFSYQITNTGDTSTNSQQWYDEIFISSDSLAGNDTLLTLYLRSTNLEPGQSLMVTDSVSMPFGLPKGNYHIVVGCDMLNQINESSETNNTRISNPFLYGFNGPDLMVTKVQTPANAFSGQQIEINWIVKNDGTLATNVPQWYDRVYLSPNPVFDPMGVTTLGYFDNMSYLGPGESYSNTQHVTLPNGINGSYYIFVQSDAFAQVTEVDESNNFMKNDTAMQVNLSAASDLIVSAFSKPSTAFSGDTIDISYTIKNVGNGSTISAQWYDVLYFTQDTVLDVRTAKWLSWNQHDGVLAPESSYTRIDRVVLPNAISGKYFFYLSTDNFNNVYEFTAESNNTRRESIDVVLTPPPDLVVTNVSGPLTGNSGKRILVSWSVQNQGSNPPFESGWQDRLYISPSSTFNPESAYVLGTFTHYGILEPDSTYTKSDSVLIPDGLSGQLYIYANTDWKNDVFEYLFEKNNFRRSSATIQVELSPWPDLDITLMTNPSTVSAGQQVTINWNVTNSGVGAATSPLWKDKVYISSSAVWDSASSTLLKDVPRTSPLSPSGSYSQTASVTLPVTISGTYYFYIITDAENNVYEHTDEGNNIERSSAVSVQPYPPIDLQVGNIAIPSSGFSGLPVSMQYTIQNIGTGKTLAPKWDDAVYLSEDSILNVGVDSILTVVRRMGALDIGESYSRDISVRLPDGVSGNYYILVRNDTGNAVNDSNILNNLRFSSSMISIALSPPPDLHVASFTTPSEGRSGQPITVRWTIQNSGSGQTLVSSWNDAIYLSTDIYLDPVDTRLATKSHNEGLTAGQSYNDSLEVVLPNYASGDLFLLIQTDSKKEVFEQSGESNNILSRPITVNIAAPSDLIISNIMVPDSAISGDEVTISWTIRNQGSNPATGWINDVVYLSSDSTWEVTDPVFGIYIRNINLAPGASMQASMKAKISRAFLSDSAGNITGPVPGFAPGNYYTIVRTDIRNYIHENNENNNTGTSSGTTRVDVQALELDIPTLTSFVEGEQKYYRVNVVAGQTLKVTLDGNTPNGSLEMYGRFGMVPSRSQYDVAYTTAFSTHQQITIPETHNGTYYILIYADRVVGDSIGTTILAQSLSFGINTVSPAKGGNSGDVTIAIEGARFVNGSTVKLLGSGGALPKLIKSTFIDASRIDATFDLTGNLPLGTYDVVVRRPDNSEATLTGGFTLEPGKNLTANLGFAPPSAIARGGSGFYSISVENTTNIDLPFMTVYIIIPAGQSYSVNSNNMQTLSQLLPDTLKNAVHLQNHFDEGFWRFIPLTARDVRIGQRLNIALQVNNVEGTEFPIQIAVDAIDRKGFVEGQLLYLELFRQALLRDSSGKFAPEFYHLAQTPQEFINTLMQVYVDLGILTSSDVSLVTSKQLQEAVEKVSRLPLDPKKLDAVFRPMITSCENELNWLELGGRLAIIAIGLVTGALLAPVTLGVGAVLAVISGLGLGMNIGAIINDSPGLMSRIFCDDPRTPTPVVASRDPNDILGPAGYGEKKWVAVTQTMTYTVRFENDPKLATAPAQTVTVNMDVDSTLDIRSFRLGNFGFGSFTFNGAENRSHYSKRLDVLDTLSIYVDVSAGVDVDKNKAFWIFKSINPATGELPSNPLSGFLPVNDSLHRGEGFLTFSVKPKSTSHTGDIINAKARIVFDVNDPIDTPPIFNTIDAGLPSSSVRLLPPITPDTTSFILRWAGADDSTGSGIKNYSVFVSKNDSPFIPWLSNITDTMATFTGESGNRYGFFSLTTDNAGNVEIAKSSADAVTLITGLDDQLQNIPTVFRLHQNYPNPFNPSTGIRYELPKTSHVTLTIFNLLGQRVATIVDEVQVMGYKRAEFDASHLASGVYFYRIVAESGGKFFSDVKKMVLIR; this is encoded by the coding sequence ATGACAAAGAACCATGCAACACTCGAAGAGATGTGGACGATAGTTTCGCTCATCGCCCTATTCTTTTTTACCGGTACCATTTTTGCACAACTACCAGATCTGACGATTTCTAACGTGATAGTTCCGGTATCTGCTTCGTCTGGTGAATACATCACCATCAAGTGGACTACCTCGAACATAGGAAGTGGCTCCACAGGCGGTGCCTTTTTGTTCGACGGGATATACATTTCCACCGACCAAAATTTTGACAAATCAACAGATACCTATTTGAGTATATACTTCCATTCAGTAGCGATTCCCGCCGGCTCGAGCGAAGAAGATTCGACGATCGTGATGGTACCCGACAGTTTAAATGGAAATTTTTATATTTTTGTAAATGCAGACGACTTTTCAGGTTTGAGTGAATCGAATGAGACGAATAATTACGCTCATTCGTCGGTGATCAATTTTAGTACGAACGCTCCGGATCTTAATGTTCTAAGCGTTACTGCCCCGGCAACCGGATCTTCACAGCAATATATTCAGGTCAGCTATTCAGTTTCCAACATTGGAACAAAAGATATTACCAACCAGTCGTGGTACGATTATATTATACTTTCGTCAGATACGGTGTATGATAATGGAGATGATGTTTTCCTCGGTACGGTATCGATGGATACCTCATTAACAATCGGAGATTCGTATACCAGAACAAGTTCCGTTTATTTGCCTACGGGCTTGAGTGGTATATACTATATTTTGGTGCGTACGAATGCGTTTGATTTCCTTAACGAAACGAGCCCTGACAACAATCTTGGCAGATCGGCTCCAATCAGTATCGATTTCAAACGACCCGATCTTATCGTTTCACAAATTAACAGACCAGACACAGTAAACGCTGGTGACAAACTCAGATTTTCATATCAAATTACCAATACCGGGGATACAAGCACCAACTCTCAGCAATGGTATGATGAGATTTTCATATCATCTGATTCCCTTGCGGGAAATGACACACTTTTGACGCTCTACTTACGTTCGACGAATCTGGAACCGGGTCAGAGTTTAATGGTAACTGACAGTGTCTCGATGCCGTTTGGATTACCGAAAGGAAATTACCATATCGTTGTCGGATGTGATATGCTGAATCAGATTAACGAGTCGAGTGAAACAAATAACACGCGGATCTCGAACCCATTTCTTTATGGCTTCAACGGTCCTGATCTCATGGTAACTAAAGTTCAAACACCTGCGAACGCTTTTTCCGGGCAGCAGATAGAAATTAATTGGATTGTAAAAAATGACGGTACACTTGCTACCAATGTACCGCAATGGTATGATCGGGTATATCTATCACCGAATCCCGTTTTTGATCCAATGGGTGTTACAACATTGGGATATTTTGATAATATGAGTTATCTGGGACCGGGTGAAAGCTATTCTAACACACAGCATGTAACACTTCCAAATGGAATTAACGGAAGTTATTATATCTTTGTGCAATCGGATGCATTCGCGCAGGTAACAGAAGTGGATGAATCAAATAATTTCATGAAAAATGATACCGCGATGCAAGTGAATCTTTCCGCCGCATCTGATCTGATTGTAAGCGCGTTCTCGAAACCAAGTACTGCATTCTCGGGAGATACAATCGATATTTCCTACACCATAAAAAATGTTGGAAACGGATCGACAATCAGCGCACAATGGTATGATGTTCTTTATTTCACGCAGGATACCGTGCTCGATGTACGAACGGCTAAATGGCTCTCATGGAATCAGCACGACGGTGTTCTTGCGCCGGAAAGTTCGTACACCAGAATTGACCGCGTTGTTCTTCCGAATGCGATCTCGGGGAAGTATTTCTTTTATCTCAGTACAGACAATTTTAACAACGTTTATGAGTTTACAGCCGAAAGCAACAACACGAGACGCGAATCCATTGATGTGGTGCTTACTCCGCCACCCGATCTTGTAGTCACTAATGTCTCCGGACCACTAACCGGAAATTCCGGAAAACGAATTTTAGTTTCTTGGAGTGTACAAAATCAAGGTTCTAATCCTCCGTTCGAATCGGGATGGCAGGATAGATTGTATATCTCACCATCATCAACGTTCAATCCTGAATCGGCATACGTTCTCGGAACGTTCACTCACTATGGAATCCTCGAACCTGATTCAACCTACACAAAATCAGACAGCGTTCTCATCCCGGATGGATTATCCGGGCAGTTGTACATCTACGCAAATACTGACTGGAAAAATGATGTTTTCGAGTATCTTTTTGAAAAGAATAACTTTAGACGTTCTTCCGCCACCATTCAGGTAGAACTCAGTCCTTGGCCCGATCTCGATATCACATTGATGACAAATCCCTCAACTGTCTCTGCAGGTCAACAGGTAACTATCAACTGGAATGTTACAAACTCGGGGGTTGGTGCTGCAACATCTCCGTTATGGAAAGACAAAGTGTACATTTCTTCTTCTGCCGTTTGGGACTCTGCTTCCTCGACGTTATTAAAAGATGTTCCGCGTACCTCGCCGCTATCACCTTCGGGTAGTTATTCACAAACCGCGTCTGTAACTTTGCCCGTAACGATTTCAGGAACATACTATTTCTATATCATCACCGATGCGGAAAACAATGTTTATGAACATACGGATGAAGGAAATAATATCGAGAGAAGTTCAGCGGTGTCTGTGCAACCATATCCACCTATCGATCTTCAGGTTGGAAATATTGCCATCCCATCGTCGGGATTCTCCGGGCTTCCGGTTTCGATGCAGTACACTATACAAAACATCGGCACGGGAAAAACACTTGCACCTAAATGGGACGACGCAGTATATCTCTCAGAGGATTCAATCCTTAACGTGGGTGTGGACAGTATTCTTACAGTTGTTCGTAGAATGGGTGCGCTTGATATTGGAGAAAGTTATTCGCGGGATATAAGCGTCCGATTACCTGATGGCGTATCAGGAAATTATTATATTTTAGTTCGGAATGATACAGGTAACGCCGTTAATGACAGTAACATCCTGAATAATCTAAGATTTTCATCATCGATGATATCCATCGCACTTTCACCGCCACCGGATCTCCACGTTGCATCTTTCACCACACCGAGCGAGGGTCGATCGGGACAACCAATTACAGTACGCTGGACAATCCAGAACAGTGGATCGGGACAAACACTTGTTTCATCATGGAATGACGCAATCTATTTATCGACTGATATCTATCTTGATCCGGTAGACACGAGACTTGCAACAAAATCGCATAATGAAGGACTTACCGCCGGTCAATCATATAATGATAGTCTTGAGGTTGTACTTCCGAATTACGCTTCAGGTGATTTATTTCTTCTGATCCAAACCGACAGTAAAAAAGAAGTGTTCGAACAATCCGGTGAAAGCAACAATATACTCAGTCGACCGATTACCGTGAATATCGCTGCACCTTCAGATCTCATCATTTCAAACATCATGGTTCCGGATAGCGCTATATCGGGAGATGAGGTAACAATTTCATGGACAATTCGGAATCAGGGGTCGAATCCCGCAACAGGGTGGATCAATGATGTAGTTTATCTCTCATCCGATTCTACTTGGGAAGTAACCGATCCGGTTTTTGGAATCTACATAAGGAACATTAATCTCGCACCTGGGGCTTCAATGCAAGCGAGCATGAAAGCTAAGATTAGTCGCGCGTTCCTCTCAGATTCTGCCGGTAACATCACCGGTCCGGTGCCGGGCTTTGCACCCGGAAATTATTATACAATTGTTCGAACAGACATCCGTAACTATATCCATGAGAATAATGAAAATAATAATACAGGAACATCATCCGGAACAACTCGTGTCGATGTTCAGGCACTCGAACTCGATATTCCAACATTAACATCATTCGTTGAAGGTGAGCAAAAATATTACCGGGTTAACGTGGTTGCCGGACAAACTCTGAAGGTGACACTAGACGGTAATACCCCGAACGGCAGTCTTGAAATGTATGGACGTTTTGGTATGGTACCTTCCCGGTCGCAGTACGATGTTGCCTATACAACAGCATTCTCCACTCATCAACAGATTACAATTCCCGAAACGCATAATGGCACATATTACATTCTGATTTATGCTGATCGTGTGGTGGGGGATTCGATTGGAACTACAATTCTCGCTCAATCTTTATCGTTCGGAATAAATACGGTGTCGCCAGCTAAAGGTGGAAATTCTGGTGATGTTACAATTGCAATTGAAGGAGCCCGATTTGTAAATGGCAGCACAGTGAAACTGCTCGGTTCCGGCGGTGCACTGCCGAAACTCATTAAGAGTACTTTCATCGATGCATCACGGATCGATGCGACATTCGACCTGACCGGTAATCTTCCTCTTGGTACATATGATGTCGTTGTGCGGCGTCCTGATAATTCAGAAGCCACACTCACCGGTGGATTTACGTTGGAACCCGGGAAAAATCTCACCGCAAACTTGGGCTTTGCACCACCAAGCGCAATAGCGCGGGGAGGATCAGGATTCTACTCCATCTCGGTTGAAAATACAACCAACATCGATCTTCCGTTCATGACTGTTTACATCATTATACCTGCGGGGCAAAGTTATAGTGTAAACTCGAACAACATGCAAACTCTGAGTCAGTTACTGCCTGATACACTTAAAAACGCTGTTCATCTTCAGAATCATTTTGATGAAGGATTTTGGCGGTTCATACCGCTTACAGCGAGGGATGTGCGGATTGGTCAACGCTTGAACATTGCTCTGCAAGTGAACAATGTTGAGGGTACTGAATTCCCAATCCAGATAGCCGTTGATGCGATTGACCGAAAAGGATTTGTTGAAGGACAACTTCTCTATCTTGAACTGTTCCGGCAAGCTCTTCTCAGAGACTCGAGTGGTAAATTCGCTCCTGAGTTTTATCATCTCGCGCAGACACCGCAAGAATTTATAAATACACTAATGCAGGTTTATGTTGATCTTGGAATTCTTACATCGTCTGACGTATCACTTGTAACTTCGAAACAACTTCAGGAAGCTGTTGAAAAAGTTTCTCGTCTTCCCCTCGATCCGAAGAAGCTTGATGCCGTGTTCAGACCAATGATTACATCGTGCGAGAACGAGTTAAATTGGCTCGAACTTGGCGGAAGGTTAGCTATCATCGCAATCGGTTTGGTTACCGGTGCTCTGCTCGCACCGGTGACATTAGGTGTTGGAGCTGTCCTCGCTGTTATAAGTGGACTCGGTTTGGGTATGAATATCGGTGCAATCATCAACGATTCTCCCGGACTAATGTCCAGAATATTCTGCGATGATCCTCGAACTCCCACTCCGGTTGTTGCATCGAGAGATCCAAATGATATTCTAGGTCCGGCAGGATATGGAGAAAAGAAGTGGGTTGCTGTCACGCAGACGATGACCTACACCGTGCGATTCGAAAATGATCCGAAACTAGCAACAGCACCTGCTCAGACTGTCACCGTTAATATGGATGTTGACAGCACGCTGGATATTCGGTCGTTCCGTCTCGGTAATTTTGGATTTGGGAGTTTCACATTCAATGGTGCAGAGAACCGGTCGCATTATTCAAAGCGGTTGGATGTTCTTGACACGCTTAGTATTTATGTTGATGTTAGCGCTGGAGTCGATGTGGATAAAAACAAAGCATTCTGGATATTCAAATCGATAAATCCCGCGACAGGGGAACTTCCATCCAATCCTCTTTCCGGATTCCTTCCCGTCAACGATTCGCTCCATCGCGGCGAGGGCTTTTTAACATTTTCTGTTAAACCAAAATCAACTTCACACACCGGTGACATTATAAATGCGAAAGCGCGTATCGTCTTCGATGTCAACGATCCGATCGATACACCTCCCATATTCAACACGATCGATGCAGGATTGCCTTCCAGCAGCGTTCGCTTGTTGCCACCAATCACTCCGGATACAACCTCATTCATCCTCCGGTGGGCAGGTGCGGATGATTCAACAGGTTCGGGGATCAAAAATTATTCGGTCTTCGTTTCTAAAAATGATAGTCCGTTTATTCCATGGCTCTCCAACATTACAGATACGATGGCAACCTTCACAGGTGAATCTGGAAATCGGTATGGTTTCTTCAGTTTGACAACCGATAATGCAGGTAACGTTGAGATCGCAAAATCGTCTGCAGATGCTGTGACATTGATAACAGGATTAGATGATCAACTACAAAATATTCCAACTGTATTCAGACTCCATCAGAATTATCCTAATCCATTTAATCCGAGCACAGGAATTCGCTACGAACTCCCGAAGACTTCGCATGTAACTCTTACGATCTTCAATTTACTTGGACAGAGAGTTGCAACTATAGTTGATGAAGTTCAGGTGATGGGTTATAAGAGGGCGGAGTTCGACGCATCACATCTGGCAAGTGGTGTTTACTTCTATCGTATAGTTGCGGAGAGTGGTGGAAAATTCTTCAGCGATGTTAAAAAGATGGTACTGATAAGGTAG
- a CDS encoding T9SS type A sorting domain-containing protein, whose amino-acid sequence MYTLFHTGTTYDSITYFDNDLNRLWGIDLPSNIIMTIYSHPVPDASGNLYMIVNNPVSLMKITKDGAIAFTKAITRPVFNTIELEDYAGPVIDNNGRIAIVQCVVDYNYKEEKGIKLETNYGYYYLFRTDTANATPLKQSIILKKDKALYFKDAGTKSEDFQLDDYSYLLKNLILQNGSVVVGGMHSYQSRKVTKSWKEEALSQWRMMVARTDGKTKKFSFKGTGGDTCNGGVPGLNYRNDDKANNLEWIGHGTGDNVCLIGTIAKNRLRCGEGEWKNSGVVMGYNLSTNKVTWKIKAPDTGYGAICQKESGKILAGFYDGNSMSYQVFDQNGNRGPLLSFPEGFPHYPSSMLKEINKKDDVMYLNLGTPSGWYFGKFSLPTMQFTPATFSSFVEEPMQFSLQQNYPNPFNPSTKIEFTLPQASVVTLKIYNMLGQEVETILNRQEMEEGYQEIEYNGSVLSSGVYFYRLEANELSNEDATGGKKYTELKKMILMK is encoded by the coding sequence TTGTACACTTTATTCCATACCGGGACGACTTACGACAGCATAACATATTTCGATAATGATCTGAATCGGCTTTGGGGAATCGATCTCCCATCAAATATTATAATGACTATTTATTCACACCCTGTTCCTGATGCCAGTGGAAATCTTTACATGATTGTTAATAATCCTGTATCTCTAATGAAAATTACAAAAGATGGTGCGATTGCTTTCACCAAAGCTATCACCCGTCCGGTTTTTAATACGATTGAACTTGAAGATTATGCAGGTCCGGTCATCGATAACAATGGTAGAATAGCTATTGTTCAATGTGTTGTCGATTATAATTATAAGGAAGAAAAGGGTATTAAACTCGAAACAAATTATGGTTATTATTATCTGTTCCGGACCGATACTGCTAACGCTACACCACTTAAGCAGTCAATCATATTGAAAAAAGATAAAGCACTTTATTTTAAGGATGCTGGTACTAAATCTGAAGATTTTCAACTTGATGATTATTCATACCTATTAAAAAATTTGATTCTTCAAAATGGAAGCGTTGTGGTAGGGGGAATGCATTCATATCAGTCCAGGAAAGTTACAAAATCATGGAAAGAAGAAGCATTGAGTCAATGGCGGATGATGGTTGCTCGAACTGATGGTAAAACAAAAAAATTCTCGTTCAAAGGTACCGGTGGAGATACATGTAATGGTGGTGTACCTGGATTGAATTACAGAAATGACGATAAGGCAAATAATCTTGAATGGATTGGTCATGGAACCGGTGATAATGTTTGTTTGATCGGCACAATTGCAAAGAATAGACTCAGATGCGGGGAAGGTGAGTGGAAGAATAGTGGAGTAGTTATGGGTTATAATCTTTCAACCAATAAGGTTACTTGGAAAATAAAGGCGCCGGATACCGGTTATGGCGCCATCTGCCAAAAAGAATCAGGAAAAATTTTAGCAGGCTTTTATGACGGAAATTCTATGTCGTATCAGGTGTTTGATCAAAATGGAAATAGGGGTCCGCTTTTATCATTCCCGGAAGGATTTCCTCACTATCCATCAAGCATGTTGAAAGAAATCAATAAAAAAGATGATGTGATGTACTTAAATTTAGGGACACCGTCAGGCTGGTACTTCGGAAAATTTTCGTTACCCACAATGCAATTCACTCCTGCTACGTTTAGTTCATTTGTAGAAGAGCCGATGCAATTCTCGTTACAACAAAACTATCCCAACCCGTTCAATCCATCGACCAAGATAGAATTTACACTTCCACAGGCATCAGTTGTTACATTGAAAATCTACAACATGCTTGGTCAGGAAGTTGAGACAATTCTTAATCGTCAGGAGATGGAAGAAGGTTATCAGGAGATAGAGTATAACGGAAGTGTGTTATCGTCTGGTGTTTATTTCTATCGTTTAGAAGCAAACGAATTATCGAATGAAGATGCCACAGGAGGTAAGAAATATACAGAATTGAAAAAAATGATCTTGATGAAATAA